A genomic window from Glycine soja cultivar W05 chromosome 10, ASM419377v2, whole genome shotgun sequence includes:
- the LOC114370451 gene encoding uncharacterized protein LOC114370451, translating to MSLYSKFLKDMLTKNGKYIHNDNIVVEGKYSVVIQRILPPKYKDPGSVTIPCSIGAVSVGKALIDLGASINLMSLSMCRRIGELKIMPTRMTLQLADRSITRPYGVVGDVWSRCDSSLSLRTL from the coding sequence ATGTCACTCTACTCTAAGTTTCTGAAAGATATGCTAACCAAGAATGGAAAATATATCCACAACGATAATATTGTGGTGGAAGGGAAATACAGTGTTGTGATTCAAAGAATCCTTCcacctaaatacaaggatcccGGGAGTGTCACAATCCCTTGCTCTATTGGTGCAGTGTCAGTTGGAAAAGCTCTCATTGATTTGGGAGCTAGCATTAATTTGATGTcgctctccatgtgcagaagaatTGGAGAGCTGAAAATTATGCCAACAAGAATGACATTGCAGCTGGCAGATCGTTCCATTACAAGGCCTTATGGCGTGGTTGGAGATGTTTGGTCAAGGTGTGACAGTTCACTTTCCCTGCGGACTTTGTGA